In a single window of the Cucumis melo cultivar AY chromosome 11, USDA_Cmelo_AY_1.0, whole genome shotgun sequence genome:
- the LOC103497701 gene encoding uncharacterized protein LOC103497701, with protein MRIRKNAKLSPLLFSAMESSSVPEVLQTHICQLNQSPWDVIPLHQHDTNQLEEAEDSFNGNASFGDSVGAVESVSSMMEESAKLSNNNIVITNGNEVMADKDGDYCEDFDENGNGFEKLVDSNLKFKKQFKEEDYSSFSSDIHHRRSFLRSSENNYYSTLDNCSISKKSAAGGTVSRRIRPARSSKKAVNAAAGGSNPYEFYYYSGFGPLWGKKRRDRGGEEEGGKSSENTTGIRSNATTPSPSDVEELDYVEDDDDDEEEEDGDGDGGKKRMRKPVKARSLKSLM; from the exons ATGAGGATCCGGAAGAACGCCAAGTTATCGCCACTGTTGTTTTCGGCTATGGAGTCGTCCTCCGTTCCTGAAGTTCTTCAGACGCACATTTGTCAGTTGAATCAGTCGCCATGGGATGTGATTCCTCTTCACCAACACGACACGAACCAG CTCGAGGAGGCTGAAGATAGCTTCAATGGAAATGCTAGCTTTGGCGATTCTGTCGGAGCTGTCGAGAG CGTCTCGTCGATGATGGAGGAGTCGGCGAAATTATCGaataataatattgttattaCCAACGGGAATGAAGTAATGGCGGATAAGGATGGGGATTATTGTGAAGATTTTGATGAAAATGGAAACGGATTCGAGAAATTAGTCGATAGCaatttgaaatttaagaaaCAATTTAAAGAGGAAGATTATTCTTCGTTTAGCTCCGACATCCACCACCGCCGTTCATTTCTTAGGTCTAGCGAGAATAATTATTATTCTACTCTCGATAATTGCTCGATTTCGAAGAAATCCGCCGCCGGAGGTACGGTATCGCGTCGGATACGGCCAGCAAGGTCTTCGAAGAAGGCGGTTAATGCAGCGGCGGGTGGATCGAATCCGTAcgaattttattattattctggATTCGGGCCGCTGTGGGGGAAGAAACGACGGGATAGGGGAGGAGAGGAAGAGGGAGGGAAATCGAGCGAAAATACGACGGGAATTCGGAGCAATGCGACGACGCCGTCACCGTCTGACGTGGAGGAGTTGGATTATGTGGAAGACGATGACGACGATGAGGAGGAGGAGGACGGCGACGGCGACGGCGGGAAAAAACGGATGAGGAAGCCGGTAAAAGCGCGCTCATTGAAATCGCTGATGTAA
- the LOC103497703 gene encoding pollen-specific leucine-rich repeat extensin-like protein 1 — protein MASLHRKQAYHACFLIILFFFFSLPSISVSISEVEASYLIRRQLLTLKQHDELPNDYKYKLDIADTFPNERLKMAYVALQAWKLAIYSDPQNMTANWVGVDVCSYTGVFCAPALDNPNIEVVAGIDLNHGDIAGYLPPELGLLTDLALFHINSNRFCGIIPSSFSKLVLMFEFDVSNNRFVGHFPLVVLEWPSAKYLDLRYNDFEGEIPSTLFTKEFDAIFLNNNRFNSLIPETIGNSTVSVLSFANNEFHGCIPSTIGQMSNLNQILFLGNKLGGCFPPEIGNLVNLTVFDVSGNGFTGQLPESLSGLQNLEILDVSNNELRGSVSAGLCKLPKLANFTFSFNYFDGQDTTCVASKGSEKAFNDGQNCLANRPVQKDANKCSTVLKKSVECGNCGGGSSSPGVPSTPEDPYDQSQPPSVVTPPSPSETSIPSSPPSPVESTPPTSVPFSPPISSPVESLIPPVHSPPTPVYSPPPPVHSPPPPVHSPPPPISSPPPPVHSPPPPVSSPPPPVYSPPPPVSSPPPPVQSPPPPVSSPPPPVHSPPPPVSSPPPPVHSPPPPVSSPPPPVHSPPPPVHSPPPPVFSPPPPVHSPPSPVSSPPPPPVSSPPPPPVPSPPPPPVFSPPPLVHSPPPPVQSPPPPLVQSPPPRVYSPPPPVQFPPPPTSSPPPPLDSSPPPSFEDVILPPNIGFQYASPPPPLFPGY, from the coding sequence ATGGCTTCTCTTCATAGAAAGCAAGCTTATCATGCTTGCtttcttattattctttttttcttcttctctctcccatCTATCTCTGTCTCTATCTCAGAAGTTGAAGCTTCATATCTTATTCGTCGTCAACTATTGACTCTAAAACAACATGATGAACTCCCCAATGACTACAAATACAAACTTGACATTGCTGACACTTTTCCAAACGAGAGGTTGAAGATGGCTTATGTAGCCCTTCAAGCATGGAAATTAGCTATTTATTCCGACCCACAAAACATGACTGCCAATTGGGTTGGTGTCGATGTTTGTTCTTACACCGGCGTCTTCTGTGCTCCGGCGCTTGATAACCCAAACATTGAGGTTGTGGCTGGCATTGATTTGAACCATGGTGACATTGCAGGGTACTTGCCTCCGGAACTTGGGCTTTTGACCGACTTGGCTCTCTTCCATATTAACTCTAACCGATTTTGTGGGATCATTCCTTCTAGCTTCTCCAAGCTTGTACTCATGTTTGAGTTTGATGTCAGTAACAACCGCTTCGTTGGCCATTTTCCTCTCGTTGTCCTGGAATGGCCAAGTGCGAAGTACCTCGATCTCAGGTACAATGACTTCGAAGGAGAAATCCCCTCCACACTCTTCACCAAGGAGTTTGACGCCATCTTCTTAAATAACAACAGATTCAATTCTCTAATCCCTGAAACCATTGGAAATTCCACCGTGTCTGTTCTCTCCTTTGCCAACAACGAATTCCACGGCTGCATTCCTAGCACCATTGGCCAAATGTCTAACCTCAATCAAATTCTCTTCCTCGGCAACAAGCTCGGCGGCTGTTTCCCACCTGAGATCGGAAACCTCGTCAATCTCACAGTCTTCGACGTCAGCGGCAATGGCTTCACAGGTCAATTGCCGGAATCCTTGTCTGGCCTCCAAAATTTGGAGATTTTGGACGTTAGCAACAATGAGTTAAGGGGCTCTGTCTCTGCAGGCCTTTGCAAGTTGCCTAAATTGGCTAACTTCACTTTCTCCTTCAATTACTTTGATGGGCAAGATACAACGTGTGTTGCATCTAAAGGATCAGAGAAGGCCTTTAATGATGGCCAAAATTGTTTGGCAAATCGACCAGTGCAAAAAGATGCAAACAAATGTAGCACTGTCTTGAAGAAATCAGTGGAATGTGGCAATTGTGGTGGTGGGTCGAGTTCTCCTGGTGTACCGTCGACTCCTGAGGATCCATATGATCAGTCTCAACCACCTTCAGTGGTCACCCCACCATCTCCAAGTGAGACCTCTATTCCATCATCACCACCATCTCCAGTTGAGTCTACACCACCAACCTCGGTTCCATTCTCACCACCTATTTCATCTCCGGTTGAATCTCTCATACCACCAGTTCACTCACCACCAACCCCAGTTTATTCCCCACCACCACCTGTCCACTCTCCTCCACCACCAGTCCATTCCCCACCACCACCGATCTCTTCTCCTCCACCACCAGTTCACTCTCCCCCACCACCAGTCTCCTCTCCTCCACCACCAGTTTACTCTCCGCCACCACCAGTCTCCTCTCCTCCACCACCAGTTCAATCTCCCCCACCGCCAGTTTCCTCTCCTCCACCACCAGTTCACTCCCCACCACCACCGGTCTCCTCTCCTCCACCACCAGTTCACTCCCCACCACCACCGGTCTCTTCTCCTCCACCACCAGTTCACTCTCCACCGCCACCGGTTCACTCCCCACCCCCACCGGTCTTCTCTCCTCCACCACCAGTTCACTCCCCACCATCACCAGTCTCCTCTCCCCCACCACCACCGGTCTCCTCTCCCCCACCACCACCGGTCCCTTCTCCTCCACCACCACCAGTCTTCTCTCCTCCACCGCTAGTTCATTCCCCACCTCCTCCTGTCCAATCCCCACCACCACCCCTTGTTCAGTCTCCACCACCACGCGTTTACTCCCCACCACCACCAGTCCAATTTCCACCACCTCCAACTTcatctcctcctcctcctctcgATTCTTCTCCACCGCCATCATTCGAGGATGTGATCCTTCCACCAAATATCGGTTTCCAATACGCATCACCGCCTCCACCATTGTTTCCTGGCTACTGA
- the LOC103498003 gene encoding pollen-specific leucine-rich repeat extensin-like protein 3 codes for MASLHRKQAYHACFLIILFLFFSLPSLYVSISEVEASYLTRRQLLTLKQHDELPNDFKYKLDIADTFPNERLKMAYVALQAWKLAIYSDPQNMTANWVGADVCSYTGVFCAPALDNPNIEVVAGIDLNHGDIAGYLPPELGLLTDLALFHINSNRFCGIIPSSFSKLVLMFEFDVSNNRFVGHFPLVVLEWPSAKYLDLRYNDFEGEIPSTLFTKEFDAIFLNNNRFNSLIPETIGNSTVSVVSFANNEFHGCIPSTIGQMSNLNQILFLGNKLGGCFPPEIGNLINLTVFDVSSNGFIGQLPESLSGLQNLEILDVSNNELRGSVSGGLCKLPKLANFTFSFNYFDGQDTTCVASKGSEKVFNDGQNCLANRPVQKDANKCSTVLKKSMECGNCGGGSSSPGVPSTPEDPYDQSPSPRYRSPPPLVVTPPSPSETSVPSSPPSPVESSPPTSTSSSPPTIETPSSSPLPPPPVYSSPPPPVRSPPPLVHSPPPPVHSPPPPVSSPPPPVHSPPPPVHSPPPPVHSPPPPVHSPPPPVHSPPPPVHSPPPPVHSPLPPAHSPPPPIHSPPPPVYSPPPPVHSPPPPVYSPPPPIHSPPPPVYSPPPPVYSPPPPPVYSPPPPVQSPPPPTASPPPSPSINSSPPPSFEDVILPPNIGFEYASPPPPLFPGY; via the coding sequence ATGGCTTCCCTTCATAGAAAGCAAGCTTATCATGCTTGCTTTCTTAttattcttttcctctttttctctctcccatCTTTATATGTCTCTATCTCAGAAGTTGAAGCCTCATATCTTACTCGTCGTCAATTATTGACTCTAAAACAACATGATGAACTCCCCAATGACTTCAAATACAAACTTGACATTGCCGACACTTTTCCAAATGAGAGGTTGAAGATGGCTTATGTAGCCCTTCAAGCATGGAAATTAGCTATTTATTCCGACCCACAAAACATGACTGCCAATTGGGTTGGCGCCGATGTTTGTTCTTACACCGGCGTCTTCTGTGCTCCGGCGCTTGATAACCCAAACATTGAGGTTGTGGCTGGCATTGATTTGAACCATGGTGACATTGCAGGGTACTTGCCTCCGGAACTTGGGCTTTTGACCGACTTGGCTCTCTTCCATATTAACTCTAACCGATTTTGTGGGATCATTCCTTCTAGCTTCTCCAAGCTCGTACTCATGTTTGAGTTTGATGTTAGCAACAATCGCTTCGTTGGCCATTTTCCTCTCGTTGTCCTGGAATGGCCAAGTGCGAAGTACCTCGATCTCAGGTACAATGACTTCGAAGGAGAAATCCCCTCCACACTCTTCACCAAGGAGTTCGACGCCATCTTCCTAAACAACAACAGATTCAATTCTCTAATCCCTGAAACCATTGGAAACTCCACCGTCTCTGTTGTCTCCTTTGCCAACAACGAATTCCATGGCTGCATTCCTAGCACCATTGGCCAAATGTCTAACCTCAATCAAATTCTCTTCCTTGGCAACAAGCTCGGCGGCTGTTTCCCACCTGAGATCGGAAACCTCATCAATCTCACAGTCTTCGACGTCAGCAGCAATGGCTTCATAGGTCAATTGCCAGAATCCTTGTCTGGCCTTCAAAATTTGGAGATTTTGGACGTTAGCAACAATGAATTGAGGGGCTCTGTCTCTGGAGGCCTTTGCAAGTTGCCTAAATTGGCTAACTTCACTTTCTCCTTCAATTACTTTGATGGGCAAGATACGACGTGTGTTGCATCTAAAGGATCAGAGAAGGTCTTTAATGATGGCCAAAATTGTTTGGCAAATCGACCAGTGCAAAAAGATGCAAACAAATGTAGCACTGTCTTGAAGAAATCAATGGAATGTGGCAACTGTGGTGGTGGGTCGAGTTCTCCTGGTGTACCGTCGACTCCTGAGGATCCATATGATCAGTCTCCATCACCAAGATATAGATCTCCACCACCTCTGGTGGTCACCCCACCATCTCCAAGTGAGACCTCTGTTCCATCATCACCACCGTCTCCAGTTGAGTCTTCACCACCAACCTCGACTTCATCCTCACCACCTACCATTGAAACACCTAGTTCATCTCCCCTACCACCACCACCAGTCTATTCTTCTCCTCCACCACCGGTTCGTTCCCCACCACCCCTCGTCCACTCTCCTCCACCCCCTGTTCACTCACCACCACCACCGGTTTCCTCTCCTCCACCACCAGTTCACTCTCCACCTCCACCGGTTCACTCTCCACCTCCTCCGGTCCATTCTCCACCACCACCGGTCCATTCTCCACCACCCCCCGTCCACTCTCCACCACCTCCCGTTCACTCTCCACCACCACCTGTCCATTCTCCACTCCCACCGGCCCACTCTCCACCACCCCCAATCCATTCCCCACCACCTCCCGTTTACTCTCCACCCCCACCAGTCCATTCTCCACCGCCACCTGTCTACTCTCCACCTCCACCAATCCATTCTCCACCACCACCTGTTTACTCTCCACCCCCACCTGTCTACTCTCCTCCACCACCACCTGTTTACTCCCCACCACCACCAGTTCAATCTCCACCACCTCCGACCGCATCTCCTCCTCCTTCTCCCTCAATCAATTCTTCACCACCACCATCATTTGAAGACGTGATCCTTCCACCAAATATCGGCTTCGAATATGCATCACCGCCTCCACCGTTGTTTCCCGGTTACTGA
- the LOC103498004 gene encoding pollen-specific leucine-rich repeat extensin-like protein 3, with translation MGLKRVKWGPMFQYSDNHFTMASLHRKQAHHACFLIILFLFFSLPSFSVSISEAEASYLTRRQLLALKEHDELPDDFKYQLDIADTFPNERLKMAYVALQAWKLAIYSDPQNMTANWVGADVCSYTGVFCAPALDNPNIEVVAGIDLNHGDIAGYLPPELGLLTDLALFHINSNRFCGIIPSSFSKLVLMFEFDVSNNRFVGHFPLVVLEWPSAKYLDLRYNDFEGEIPSTLFTKEFDAIFLNNNRFNSLIPETIGNSTVSVVSFANNEFHGCIPSTIGQMSNLNQILFLGNKLGGCFPPEIGNLVNLTVFDISSNGFTGQLPESLSGLQNLEILDVSNNELRGSVSAGLCKLPKLANFTFSFNYFDGQDTACVASKGSEKVFNDGQNCLANRPVQKDANKCSTVLKKLVECGNCGGGSSSPGVPSTPEDPYDQSPSPRYRSPPPPVVTPPSPSETSVPSPPPVSSPPPPVHSPPPPVHSPPPPVHSPPPPVYSPPPPPVHSPPPPVHSPPPPVHSPPPPVHSPPPPIHSPPPPVHSPPPPVYSPPPPVYSPPPPVHSPPPPVYSPPPPVYSPPPPVYSPPPPVQSPPPPTASPPPPDSSPPPSFEDSNTTTTHFTMASLHRKQANHACFLLLLFLFLSLPSLSLSISEAEASYLTRRQLLALKAHGELPDDFKYELDIPDTFPNERLKKAYVALQAWKLAVYSDPQNMTANWVGADVCSYIGVFCAPALDDPKIEVVAGIDLNHGDIAGYLPPELGLLTDLALFHINSNRFCGIIPSSFSKLVLMFEFDVSNNRFVGYFPLVVLEWPSAKYLDLRYNDFEGEIPSTLFTKEFDAIFLNNNRFNSLIPETIGNSTVSVVSFANNEFHGCIPSTIGQMSNLNQILFLGNKLGGCFPPEIGNLVNLTVFDVSGNGFIGQLPESLSGLQKLEILDVSNNELRGSVCGGICKLPKLANFTFSFNYFDGKDATCVASKGSEKIFDDGQNCLANRPMQKDANKCSTILKKSVECGNCGGGSSSPGVPSTPEDPYDQSPSPRYRSPPPPEVTPSSPSETSVPSSPPSPVESSPPTSTPSLPPTIETPTSSPAESPLPPPPIYSPPPPPISSPPPPIHSPPPPVHSPPPPVSSPPPPVHSPPPPVSSPPPPIHSPPPPVHSPPPPVHSPPPPVHSPPPPVHSPPPPVYSPPPPVHSPPPPVYSPPPPVHSPPPPVYSPPPPIYSPPPPVLSPPPPIYSPPPPPVYSPPPPVQSPPPPTASPPPPSSDSSPPPSFEDVILPPNIGFQYTSPPPPMFPGY, from the exons ATGGGTTTAAAAAGGGTAAAATGGGGTCCCATGTTCCAATACAGCGACAACCATTTCACCATGGCTTCTCTTCACAGAAAGCAAGCTCACCATGCTTGCtttcttattattctttttcttttcttctctctcccatCTTTCTCTGTCTCTATCTCGGAAGCCGAAGCTTCGTATCTCACTCGTCGTCAACTATTGGCTCTAAAAGAACATGATGAACTCCCTGATGACTTTAAATATCAACTTGACATTGCCGACACTTTTCCAAATGAGAGGTTGAAGATGGCTTATGTAGCCCTTCAAGCATGGAAATTAGCTATTTATTCCGACCCACAAAACATGACTGCCAATTGGGTTGGCGCCGATGTTTGTTCTTACACCGGCGTCTTCTGTGCTCCGGCGCTTGATAACCCAAACATTGAGGTTGTGGCTGGCATTGATTTGAACCATGGTGACATTGCAGGGTACTTGCCTCCGGAACTTGGGCTTTTGACCGACTTGGCTCTCTTCCATATTAACTCTAACCGATTTTGTGGGATCATTCCTTCTAGCTTCTCCAAGCTTGTACTCATGTTTGAGTTTGATGTCAGTAACAACCGCTTCGTTGGCCATTTTCCTCTCGTTGTCCTCGAATGGCCAAGTGCGAAGTACCTCGATCTCAGGTACAATGACTTCGAAGGAGAAATCCCCTCCACACTCTTCACTAAGGAGTTCGACGCCATCTTCCTAAATAACAACAGATTCAATTCTCTAATCCCTGAAACCATTGGAAATTCCACCGTCTCTGTTGTCTCCTTTGCCAACAACGAATTCCACGGCTGCATTCCTAGCACCATTGGTCAAATGTCTAACCTCAATCAAATTCTCTTCCTTGGCAACAAGCTCGGCGGCTGTTTTCCACCTGAGATCGGAAACCTTGTCAATCTCACAGTCTTCGACATTAGCAGCAATGGTTTCACAGGTCAATTGCCAGAATCCTTGTCTGGCCTCCAAAATTTGGAGATTTTGGACGTTAGCAACAATGAATTGAGGGGTTCTGTCTCTGCAGGCCTTTGCAAGTTACCTAAATTGGCTAACTTCACTTTCTCCTTCAATTACTTTGATGGGCAAGATACGGCGTGTGTTGCATCTAAAGGATCAGAGAAGGTCTTTAATGATGGTCAAAATTGTTTGGCAAATCGACCAGTGCAAAAAGATGCAAACAAATGTAGCACTGTCTTGAAGAAATTAGTAGAATGTGGCAATTGTGGTGGTGGGTCAAGTTCTCCCGGTGTGCCGTCGACTCCTGAGGATCCATATGATCAGTCTCCATCACCAAGATACAGATCTCCACCACCTCCGGTAGTCACTCCACCATCTCCAAGTGAGACCTCTGTTCCATCACCACCACCAGTCTCCTCTCCTCCACCTCCTGTTCATTCACCACCACCCCCAGTCCACTCCCCACCTCCACCGGTTCACTCCCCACCTCCACCGGTTTACTCCCCACCACCTCCACCGGTCCACTCCCCACCACCTCCCGTCCACTCCCCACCCCCACCGGTCCACTCTCCACCACCACCGGTCCACTCTCCACCCCCACCGATCCATTCTCCACCTCCACCGGTCCATTCTCCACCTCCACCGGTCTACTCTCCACCTCCACCGGTTTACTCTCCACCACCACCGGTCCATTCTCCACCACCACCGGTTTACTCTCCACCCCCACCAGTCTATTCTCCGCCTCCACCTGTCTACTCCCCTCCACCACCAGTTCAATCTCCACCACCTCCGACTGcatctcctcctcctcctgacTCTTCACCACCACCATCATTTGAAGAT TCCAACACGACGACAACCCATTTCACCATGGCTTCTCTTCACAGAAAGCAAGCTAATCATGCCTGCTTTCTTCTTCtgcttttcctctttctctctctcccatctctctctctctctatctcggAAGCCGAAGCATCGTATCTTACTCGTCGTCAACTATTGGCTCTAAAAGCACATGGTGAACTCCCTGATGACTTCAAATACGAACTTGACATTCCCGATACTTTTCCAAATGAGAGGTTGAAGAAGGCTTATGTAGCCCTTCAAGCATGGAAATTAGCTGTTTATTCAGACCCACAAAACATGACCGCCAACTGGGTTGGCGCCGATGTTTGTTCTTACATCGGCGTATTCTGTGCTCCAGCGCTTGATGACCCAAAAATTGAGGTTGTGGCTGGCATTGATTTGAACCATGGTGACATTGCAGGGTACTTGCCTCCAGAACTTGGGCTTTTGACCGATTTGGCTCTCTTCCATATTAACTCTAACAGGTTCTGTGGAATCATTCCTTCTAGCTTCTCCAAGCTTGTACTCATGTTTGAGTTTGATGTCAGTAACAACCGCTTCGTTGGCTACTTTCCTCTCGTTGTCCTCGAATGGCCGAGTGCGAAGTATCTCGATCTCAGATACAATGACTTCGAAGGAGAAATCCCCTCAACACTCTTCACCAAGGAGTTCGACGCCATCTTCCTAAACAACAACAGATTCAATTCTCTAATCCCTGAAACCATTGGAAATTCCACCGTCTCTGTTGTCTCCTTTGCCAACAACGAATTCCACGGCTGCATTCCTAGCACCATAGGCCAAATGTCTAACCTCAACCAAATTCTCTTTCTCGGCAACAAGCTCGGTGGTTGTTTCCCACCTGAGATCGGAAACCTCGTCAATCTCACAGTCTTCGACGTCAGCGGCAATGGCTTTATAGGTCAATTGCCAGAATCCTTGTCTGGCCTCCAAAAGTTAGAGATTTTAGATGTTAGCAACAATGAATTAAGGGGCTCTGTCTGTGGAGGCATTTGCAAGTTGCCTAAATTGGCTAACTTCACTTTCTCTTTCAATTACTTTGATGGAAAAGATGCGACGTGTGTTGCATCTAAAGGATCAGAGAAGATCTTTGATGATGGCCAAAATTGTTTGGCAAATCGACCAATGCAAAAAGATGCAAACAAATGTAGCACTATCTTGAAGAAATCAGTGGAATGTGGCAATTGTGGTGGTGGGTCGAGTTCTCCTGGTGTGCCGTCAACTCCTGAGGATCCATATGATCAGTCTCCATCACCAAGATATAGATCTCCACCACCTCCGGAGGTCACCCCATCATCTCCAAGTGAGACCTCTGTTCCATCGTCACCACCGTCTCCAGTTGAGTCTTCACCACCAACCTCAACTCCATCCTTACCACCTACCATTGAAACACCTACTTCATCTCCAGCTGAATCTCCCCTACCACCACCGCCAATCTATTCCCCTCCACCGCCACCAATTAGTTCCCCACCACCACCTATCCACTCTCCTCCACCCCCTGTTCACTCACCACCACCACCGGTCTCCTCTCCTCCACCTCCTGTTCACTCACCACCACCACCAGTTTCCTCTCCTCCACCACCGATTCACTCTCCACCTCCACCAGTTCACTCCCCACCTCCACCGGTTCACTCCCCTCCTCCACCGGTTCACTCCCCACCTCCACCTGTTCACTCTCCACCACCCCCCGTCTACTCTCCTCCCCCACCAGTTCATTCCCCACCACCGCCTGTCTACTCTCCACCCCCACCAGTCCATTCCCCACCACCGCCTGTCTACTCTCCACCCCCACCAATCTACTCTCCTCCACCACCAGTCCTCTCTCCACCTCCACCCATCTACTCTCCACCACCACCACCTGTTTACTCCCCACCGCCACCTGTTCAATCTCCACCACCTCCGACTGCATCTCCTCCTCCTCCCTCTTCCGATTCTTCACCACCACCATCATTTGAAGACGTGATCCTCCCACCAAATATCGGCTTCCAATATACATCACCGCCTCCACCAATGTTCCCCGGTTATTGA